The genomic segment CATGCCCACTCATTATAAATACCGGTACGTTTGGATTAAAATTTCTTATTCTATTTAACACATCCTTGCCATTTATATCAGGCAAGATGAGATCCAGAAATATGCAATCAAATCGGTTGGGAGCATTCTGTATCATTTCAACAGCACTTAATCCATTATTGGATATAGTAACTAAAGCGCCACTGTCCTCAAAATAAGAGCGTAACAACAGACATGTTTCATTATTATCATCAACAACTAATATTCGTTGATATCGTGGTTGTTTTATAATTGCAAGGTCAGGCTGTTTGATGGCAGGTAATAAAATTGTAACTTTTGTACCTTTTTCTTCCCGCGATAGTGTTATGTGCCCTTCATGATTTTTTATATGACCAAATGCAATAGCAAGGCCCATACCGGTATGCTTTAACTTATCTTTTGTGGTGAAATATGGCTCAAATACTTTGGGAATCAGTGAATCATCAATCCCCGTTCCAGAATCAATAATATCAATCTGAACACATTTTACATATTTTTTTCTGACTTCTGCTGGCAGAAATTCATTGCTTACGTACTTTACTTTAATTTCAATTTCACCTTCTGTACCAATTGCCTCTGCTGCATTGCGCAGTATTTCAATGAACACCTGTCGCAGCTGGTTAACATCACCATATACTTTATACTCAGATTCTTCAAATTCTTTTTTTATGATGATCCTGTTATGCAGATTGGGTGTAGCACCTATAGCATACATTATGGGAGCCCGAATATCTAAATACGATGGATTATATAGTTGTCCACGGGCAAAGCCTAACAATTGATTGGTAAGTGTTGCTGCTTTGCTTGCAGCTTCAAATATCCTGGTTGCAAAATGTCTGTTGGGATCTTCCGTAGACAATTTACGTAAAAGAATCTCGGCAAATCCTGATATACCAGCCAGTATATTATTAAATTCATGCGCTATTCCCCGTGCAAGCCTTCCTACACTTTCAAGCCGTTTTGTTTCAAGTGTTTCCTCTTCCCGCTTTTGCCGTGCCGAAACATCTTCAAGCATAACAACAAAGCCTTCAGGTTCACGTGAAGAACGCATGTATGGGAAAGCTTTTCCGGCAAAATAAAATGTGACCTCCTCACCCTTAATTTTAACGGTATACGGGAATCGGGGAATATCCATAATACGGCCACGCACAACTTCTTTAAAAATAAGATCAATACCATATTTTTGAATTTGTTTATCTTTCCACACATTATAATTGGGAATCATAGTATCTACATGCTCAGCGATAGCTCTGAATGTCATATTCTGCCGCTTGATATATCCCTCATTGTCATAGAGCAATATTATATACGGCGAATGTAGAAATAGATTTTCTGAAAAGTAAAAAGCCTGTAGCATCTCTTCTTCTAAACGCTTGCGCTCGGTAATATCGCGTATTACTGCATGTATTCGGATAACCGTATCACCCTGTTTGATATAAATATTTTTCTGTTCAACCCATATAATTTTACCATCAATTGTTTTAACTTCAAAAACAAGCGATGGCACCAGAATCCCATCTTTTATATCCCGCCAGTGCTGTAAATATTTTCTTCTGTGTTTTGGGAGCACAAAATACGAAAGGTCGCGTAGTGTTTTTGCTCTTTTTATTGTAAACCCCAAACGTTCAATTGCATTAACGTTTGCATACTGTATAATACCAGAAGGATAATCAACCGAAATAACAACATCCGGAAGATTATCAATAAGCTCTTTAATCCTGAAATTTTTGTCAATAGAATGTTCCATATGATTATACTAAAATCTTTTGATACTATTTATTCATAATAATAGCAACTCCTACATAAATAAATAGTTTATCCTTTACATATAGTTGGGTAAATAACACATTCAGTTATTCCTACACAATATTTCTTATAAACATCAACATTTTTTCAACTTTATGCTATAGTATATGAAAGGGATTGTCAAGAATAAAGTATTTTGATATATTGTATAGTGCCGTTATTACAAGACCCGCAAAGACGTGTCAATCTAAAGAACAACAACGTCATTGCAAGGCCTTAAAAGGCTGTGGTGATTGTTAAAAAACAAGATTGCTTCAGCTCTTTTTAGGTTTGCGATAATACAATGAAAGCCATTCTCACTCCGACAAAATCGGAGATGAAAAAGGGGGAAGAGTTTACCTCATTATCCTGATAGGTAGTGAGGATAAGTGACACTCATTATGAACGCTATTTTAATGGGAGGTAGTATAAAAAATGGGTAGATTATTAATTTTAGCAGGGATACTGTTAATCATAACTGGAATCTTATTTCAAGTATTCCCTAAATTTTTAGGGAAACTGCCAGGTGATGTGATGTTTAGTAAAGGTAATATAACCGTTTATTTTCCTTTTATGACTATGATTATCATAAGCATTATTCTAACTATACTGTTGAATGTATTCTTGCGTTTTTTTAAATAACAGTAACTATCGCTCAAGTATATACACTATGATGTTAATTTAATCTTTATAAATGTAATTATTCTATCAATTTTTTTATTATTGACAGTACAATTTATTGTATTGATTTTATCTAAAACTTATACTATATACTTCCTTTATTGAGTATCACATCCAA from the Spirochaetota bacterium genome contains:
- a CDS encoding ATP-binding protein — its product is MEHSIDKNFRIKELIDNLPDVVISVDYPSGIIQYANVNAIERLGFTIKRAKTLRDLSYFVLPKHRRKYLQHWRDIKDGILVPSLVFEVKTIDGKIIWVEQKNIYIKQGDTVIRIHAVIRDITERKRLEEEMLQAFYFSENLFLHSPYIILLYDNEGYIKRQNMTFRAIAEHVDTMIPNYNVWKDKQIQKYGIDLIFKEVVRGRIMDIPRFPYTVKIKGEEVTFYFAGKAFPYMRSSREPEGFVVMLEDVSARQKREEETLETKRLESVGRLARGIAHEFNNILAGISGFAEILLRKLSTEDPNRHFATRIFEAASKAATLTNQLLGFARGQLYNPSYLDIRAPIMYAIGATPNLHNRIIIKKEFEESEYKVYGDVNQLRQVFIEILRNAAEAIGTEGEIEIKVKYVSNEFLPAEVRKKYVKCVQIDIIDSGTGIDDSLIPKVFEPYFTTKDKLKHTGMGLAIAFGHIKNHEGHITLSREEKGTKVTILLPAIKQPDLAIIKQPRYQRILVVDDNNETCLLLRSYFEDSGALVTISNNGLSAVEMIQNAPNRFDCIFLDLILPDINGKDVLNRIRNFNPNVPVFIMSGHDMSSFISEHGNDQNLFFLMKPFNLDDLDVLLK
- a CDS encoding DUF2905 family protein, which produces MGRLLILAGILLIITGILFQVFPKFLGKLPGDVMFSKGNITVYFPFMTMIIISIILTILLNVFLRFFK